TAGAGAATAAAGATAAAGCATTGATTAAAAAACTTATAATTTAAAACTCACTCCTCAGCGCTTTGAGAATATGAAATTCATTGATCAAGTAGAAATTCAAGTTGAAGCAGGTAAAGGTGGCGATGGGATTGTCGCCTTCCGCAGAGAAAAGTATGTACCTGCTGGCGGCCCCTCTGGCGGAAATGGCGGGCGGGGTGGTTCAGTTATTTTCAAGGCTGTAGAAAGCCTGCAAACCCTATTGGACTTTAAATATAATCATCTTTTTAAGGCAGAAAACGGTGGTCGAGGTGGCCCGAATAACTGCACTGGTGCATCTGGCAAAGATTTAATCATCGAAGTTCCCTGTGGAACAGCGATTTATGATGCCGAAACTGATGAAATTATCGGCGATTTAATTGAACCTGAACAAATTCTAGTAATTGCTAAAGGCGGTAAAGGTGGACTAGGAAATCAATATTTTTTAAGCAACCGCAACCGCGCCCCAGAATACGCCCTCCCTGGTTTAGAAGGCGAAAGAAAAATGCTTCGTTTGGAGTTAAAACTATTAGCAGAAGTGGGAATTATTGGTTTACCAAATGCTGGTAAATCTACATTGATTTCATCTTTATCAGCAGCGCGACCAAAAATTGCCGATTATCCTTTTACTACCCTTGTGCCGAATTTGGGTGTAGTGCGGAAACCTACTGGTGATGGTACAGTTTTTGCCGACATTCCCGGCTTAATTGAAGGCGCAGCCGACGGTGCAGGTTTGGGACATGATTTTTTACGTCATATTGAGCGCACACGAGTGCTATTACACTTGATTGATGCGACTAGTGATGATGTCATCAGAGATTACAATACAATTCAACAAGAATTGCAAGCTTATGGACGAGGGTTAGCAAATCGTCCGCAAATTTTAGCACTGAATAAAATTGACGCAGTTGATAGAGAAACAGTTGATTTAGAAGCATTAGCTACTCAATTAAATCATCTTGCTTATGCTCCGGTTTTTGTAATTTCTGCTGTAACGCGTAACGGTTTAGAGCCATTGTTACAGTCAGTTTGGAATATTCTTGACCAAATGAATGCTGTTGAAATAGAGCAGGTTTTGAGTTGAGTTAATTTAAAATAAAACAACAGATATTCCCAGATAAATTATCTGTGTCTATCTGCCTCTATCTGCGGTTAATTACTCATTATTTAGGCTTTTGTTAAAAGTCTAATAGTTATGCAGTTACAATAACAACGCTATTATTCGCCTGAAGAATATCTAGAATTATAGGTGAATGCTGAGGAAAAACATGAATATATTGATGGGCAAATAATTCTTCAGGCAAGCGAAACACCAAAGCATAATACTGTTGTTGGTAACTTTGCTACTGATTTACTGATGGCTTTTAAACGCCAGCCTTATCAAGTTTTTATGTTGAGATAACCTCTTTGGATTCCTCAAAAAAGAATGTATGTATATCCTGATGTAATAGCGATCGCAGGCAACTTAGAATATGCAGAAGGAAGACGAGACACTCTAATTAACCCAGTATTTATTGCTGAAGTGTTGTCAAAATCTACTAAAAGTTTTGACCGCGATGAAAAGTTTGCTGCTTATCGTACGATTCCTAGCTTTCAAGAATATGTTCTGATTGATCAGTCTAAAATGCACGTTGAGCAGTATTGCAAAACTGAGAATAATAAGTGGATATTTTCTGAATATGACGATGCAGATGTGGTGTTAAGTTTAGCGGCTGTTCCTTGTCAGGTTTTGCTGGGGGATATTTACGATAAGGTGGATTTTAGTGTGGAGGAGTGACAACCTAACGCAGAGGGGCAAAGTTAAACTTTGAGAAACCAGCGTTGGCGATACATGAGAACGGCTACAGCCCACCATAATAAGACTGTGACTAGGGCGAATAGTAGTGAACCGTTAAAAGTGCCTGCCCAAGATGCGAAGATGTTTTGATAAATCCAGTTGTAGGTACTGGGGGCGGTTTCGCCTGTACCGATTTTGGTTTTGGCTAGGATTTTAATTAATAATACAGATGCGACGAAAAGAGCGATCGCATTTAAGCCCATAATTTCAAATGGTTTACTCCAGCGTTTGATTAATCGCACTTCGATAAGTTCATAACAAGCAGCTAGTAATAGTAATGCCCAACCACTGGTAAAAATAACGTAAGAACTTGTCCACAGTTTTTTGTTAATGGGGAACACCCAACCCCACGCCCAACCAATAATTAAGCAG
This window of the Nostoc sp. HK-01 genome carries:
- a CDS encoding small GTP-binding protein produces the protein MKFIDQVEIQVEAGKGGDGIVAFRREKYVPAGGPSGGNGGRGGSVIFKAVESLQTLLDFKYNHLFKAENGGRGGPNNCTGASGKDLIIEVPCGTAIYDAETDEIIGDLIEPEQILVIAKGGKGGLGNQYFLSNRNRAPEYALPGLEGERKMLRLELKLLAEVGIIGLPNAGKSTLISSLSAARPKIADYPFTTLVPNLGVVRKPTGDGTVFADIPGLIEGAADGAGLGHDFLRHIERTRVLLHLIDATSDDVIRDYNTIQQELQAYGRGLANRPQILALNKIDAVDRETVDLEALATQLNHLAYAPVFVISAVTRNGLEPLLQSVWNILDQMNAVEIEQVLS